Proteins encoded within one genomic window of Phototrophicus methaneseepsis:
- a CDS encoding deoxyguanosinetriphosphate triphosphohydrolase: protein MYMTREKLEEMEAQILAPYALLSKNSKGRVYPDHEPDYRTAFQRDRDRIVHAEAFRKLEYKTQVFVNDLGDYYRTRLTHTLEVAQIGRTLARALGANEDLVETICLAHDLGHPPFGHSGEYILNDLMADHGGFNHNHQSYRVVTELERRYPDWPGLNLSFETLEGIAKHETDYDLSVVADYDPTLCGSLEAQISNIADELAYNAHDLDDGLQAGLLTPQQMEGVAIWRLLCERLDWQGCILSEIDRHRFIRELVGLLVGSVIDETLKTLQAIHAQSPDDVQKHSKNVVGYSVEQANLNRELKDFLYHNMYYHWRVTRMKHRAEHFVQHLFESYIAEPRQLPPDYQAQIDVRGLHRVVADYIASMTDRSAVLEYRRLFDPMTRP, encoded by the coding sequence ATGTATATGACGCGCGAAAAACTGGAAGAAATGGAAGCTCAGATTCTGGCCCCTTATGCGTTGCTGAGCAAGAACAGCAAAGGGCGTGTTTATCCAGATCACGAGCCAGATTATCGCACGGCGTTTCAGCGGGACCGAGATCGCATCGTCCATGCTGAGGCATTCCGCAAGCTGGAATATAAGACGCAGGTGTTCGTCAATGACCTGGGCGATTATTATCGGACGCGCCTGACGCATACCCTGGAAGTGGCGCAGATTGGCCGCACATTGGCACGAGCTTTAGGGGCGAATGAGGATCTTGTTGAGACGATTTGCCTTGCTCATGACTTGGGGCACCCGCCATTTGGGCATTCCGGCGAATATATCCTCAATGATCTTATGGCTGATCACGGTGGCTTCAATCACAATCACCAGAGTTACCGTGTGGTGACTGAATTGGAACGGCGTTACCCAGATTGGCCGGGGCTGAATCTTTCCTTTGAGACCTTAGAAGGTATCGCCAAGCACGAGACAGATTATGATTTGAGCGTCGTCGCGGATTATGACCCCACTCTGTGTGGCAGTTTGGAAGCACAAATTTCCAATATCGCGGATGAACTGGCTTACAATGCGCATGACCTTGATGATGGCTTACAGGCTGGCTTACTAACGCCCCAGCAAATGGAAGGTGTGGCTATCTGGCGCCTTTTGTGCGAGCGGTTGGATTGGCAGGGTTGTATCCTGAGCGAAATTGATCGCCATCGGTTCATTCGGGAACTGGTGGGCTTACTCGTTGGCAGTGTCATTGATGAAACGCTCAAGACATTGCAAGCGATTCATGCCCAATCCCCAGATGATGTGCAAAAACATAGTAAAAATGTGGTTGGGTATTCGGTAGAACAGGCTAATCTAAATCGAGAACTCAAGGATTTCCTGTACCATAACATGTACTATCATTGGCGTGTGACGCGCATGAAGCACCGGGCAGAGCATTTTGTGCAGCATCTGTTCGAAAGCTATATTGCGGAGCCGCGCCAACTGCCGCCGGATTATCAGGCGCAAATTGATGTGCGGGGCTTGCATCGTGTCGTCGCGGATTATATCGCGAGTATGACGGATCGCAGCGCGGTATTGGAGTATCGCCGCCTGTTTGACCCCATGACACGCCCATAG